ATTACAAACCAAACAAACCACATTGATTTTGCTCATTCTACACATAACTTACATCCAAATTGCTTGATCGATCAAAAACCAAATGCTACACAACAGGACAATATCCTATCATTAATTCCCAAGCGGTTGATTTCAGCCCAAGAAACTAAAAAGAACTAGTAAATCTGCCCAAAAAAAGTCCCACCCCAAATAATCCAAATAGATTCAGTTACATAACTTGGAatcaaaaccaagataaaataaaatctacaaCCTGCTTTTGACAGAAAAATACTTGCAATTCTATCAGGTCAGTGATGATAAGATCACAAGCCTTTCTATTAGTCCCGATCTCCCCTGATACAAATCAATGATCCCAACGTTGAGTCTCATGAAACCAAACAGGACTCACAACTTAACTATAATTACCGGAACATGCCATAACATAACATAACccattttcaatttctcactcttgttgttttttttcttcttcccaaTAAATAGCAACAAACACTCTCCTTGAAAAACAGAAACCCCCTTTTTCCCCTTCCTCTGCAGAGAAACACAGTTTTCTCTgcgcaaaacaaaaaataaaattcccaATTCTCTcgcaaaatcaaaatcaatgtcGAAAACTCCGAAGGAGAAAGACGCGGAGGAGCCTCTGCCGGACCACCTCCGGTGCGGGCGCACCGATGGGCGGCAATGGCGGTGCCGGCGGCGAGTGAAGGAGAATCTCAAGCTCTGCGAGATTCACTACCTCCAAGGTCGCCACCGCCAGTACAAGGAGAAGGTTCCCGAGTCGCTGAAGCTTCAGCGCAAGCGCAAATCAAACAACGACGAAGAAGAGGAACCCGAGcctgacaacaacaacaacaacaatgttcTCGACGACAATGTCGAATCTAGGGCACGGAGAACCTCGAGAATCGTGAAGAAGAAGCGCATGCTTTCCGGGGATTCCGATGATGGTTCTCCGGCGAGGAAGAAGGCGCTGAAGCAGGGCGATATGCAGCTGGAGCTCTTGAGGATGGTGCTGAAGAGAGAggctgagaagaagaagagcaagaacaagagaaataataacaacaagaagaagaacaataagaagaaggagaataagaagaagaaggaggaaaAAGAGGAATTGTGTTACACTAAAGAAGAGTTGAGAAGAGAATTGCCCAACGGTGTGATGGAAATCTCTCCGGCTTCGCCGACGCGTGATTACAACAATGTGGGTTCGCATTGTGATGTGAAAGTTGGTGTTGATAGTAAAACTGTTGCTCCGCGTTACTTTAGGTCCAAGAATGTTGATAGAGTCCCTGCGGGGAAGTTGCAGGTGTGTTTTCCAGAACATTAGGTGTACTTGTTTTGACTAACTGTACTTGttctgtttttgttgttgtttggagAGTTTTGCATTGTTTATTTGTGTTGTTGTTTAGATTGTCCCGTATGGATCAAAGGGTAAGAGGAAGAAATGTCATTGGTGCCAGAGAAGTGAGTCTGGGAATCTCATTCAGTGTTTGAGCTGTCAGAGGGAGTTCTTCTGCATGGATTGCGTAAAAGAGCGGTTTGTTATTGTTGAATTCACTTAATTCTCCCAATTTTGAGCATGAGAATGAGAATTAACCTTTGTGACATTATCTGTGTCTGTGTGCGCTTGTTTCAATGTTTGATGTTGTCTTAAATTCTTGTTTTGTCGGtatctctgtgtgtgtgtgtgtgtgtgtgtatttccatttgaaaagttgttgattttgattctttagGGTCTCACATGTGGTTAAATTTTTGGGGCAATGCAGAAGCTTGAGTTTGAAAAGTGTGATTTGATCAATTAATTGCATAGTTAGAGTTTCTTATCATAATTCCACAGCTTCTCCTTAGTTGAAAGGATGCCCCTTTTGATGTGGTTAAGAGAGATGTGAGGAATGTTTATCACTATCAACAATGtttaataagaataattaaaatttaaagaagaaaatatttcatGCAAATGGAATCGTTATCTGTTTTTGCTAATTTTCGGAAATAGTAAATAGCAGATGGATCAATAATCACTAGTGTCAAGATGTTTACCACTATGAATTCTGTTGTCTGTtccttttaaattgaaaatcataTCATAAACATAATATGAGTCATTTGCcaatatttatctaaaatttaggTATTTTGACACTCAAAATGAAATTAAGAAGGCATGTCCAGTTTGTTGTGGAACTTGCACTTGTAAGGATTGCTCAGCAAGTCAATGTAAAGACAGTGAAAGTAAGGTCTGACATCAAGCACGGACACTCTTCTGCTTTTACAGTGTTTTGATAATTGCATATACTGACACTTCAGTTTCTGGCCTGTTGTTTTTCAGGAATATTTGACTGGTAAGAGCAAAGTTGATAGAATATTGCATTTTCATTATTTGATCTGCATGCTCCTTCCAGTACTAAAGCAAATAAGTAAAGATCAGAACATTGAGCTAGAAGCAGAAGCAAAAGTTAAAGGTAGTAATTTTTGTTCTTCTAACATTAATGTTTTCTGAAGCAgctttttgtttattataacaCATAAATCTTAGACACCTTTGTGGGTGACAGGGAAAAATATTTCTGATATTCAAATCAAGCAGGTTGGATTTGGCTACAATGAGAAAAACTATTGGTAAGTTCTCTTCTATTGGTGCTGTTGAGAAAAGTAACATGATTTTCTAGCGCTGCTTGTTAACTAATGTAACCCACCCTGTCCCAGCAATCACTGCAAAACACCCATTTTGGATCTCCATAGAAGCTGTCCTAGTTGCTCATATAGCCTATGCTCAAGTTGTTGTCAGGAATTAAGTCAAGGAAAAGCTTCTGGAGAAATTAACTCATCTGTGTTCAAGCGACCTGGTAAAATGAAACCTTGTGGTGCTAATGAGAGCCATAACTTGGATGAGAAAGCCACATCTAGTGGCAATTTAACTGATACTTCAATGTTGCCCGAGTGGAAAAATGGTAATGGCATTGATACTCTATCATGCCCTCCTACAGAGCTTGGTGGTTGTGGTAAAAGCCACCTTGAGTTGAGATCTGTTTTCCCCTCGAGTTGGATCAAAGAGATGGAAGTAAAGGCAGAAGAAATTGTTTGCAGCTATGACTTTCCTGAAACTTCAGATAAAAGTTCGAGCTGCTCGTTGTGTTTTGACACTGATCACAGTACTAACAGATACAAGCAGTTGCAAGAAGCAGCTCTAAGAGAAGATTCCAATGATAATTACTTGTTTTGTCCCACAGTGATGGACATCAGTGGTGATAACTTTGAGCACTTTCAGAAACACTGTGGAAAAGGCCATCCTATAGTTGTCCAAGATGCACTCCGAAGTACATCAAACCTCAGTTGGGATCCACTGACCATGTTCTGTACTTATCTTGAGCAGAGCATTACAagatatgagaaaaataaagacttgcttgaatcttgtttGGATTGGTGGGAGGTCAGTATACCAACTAATTGTTTATTGTATatgtcacatttttttaaaattaatctgtTAAATTGACACCATTATTTGATCAAAAAGGATTAAAACtatcttataataatatttatttattcaattcaaAGCATTTTTAATTATGGACTGAAATTTCGCATATAGTTGTTGTATATGCTTAAACCTGTAAACCTTGTTCTTAGTCATGATGTTACTGCCACTAAACTGAATTGCCattgttgaaagtgtattgTTGTTGGCAGGTGGAAATTAACATTAGGCAGTACTTTACTGGGTCTGTCAAACGTCGTCCTCAGAGAAACACTTGGGATGAGATGCTGAAACTAAAAGGGTGGCTTTCTTCCCAAATATTCAAAGAGCAGTTTCCAGCTCATTTTGCTGAGGTAATTGATGCTCTACCAGTTAAAGAATACATGCATCCCCTGTCCGGTCTTCTGAATTTAGCTGCAAATTTGCCACATGGGAGTGCAAAACATGACATTGGGCCATATGTCTACATTTCTTATGGCTCTGCTGACAAAGAAACTGATTCAGTGACAAAGCTCTGCTATGACTCATATGATGTGGTATGTGTCCTTCCTTATTATGTTACACTTCATTTCTTCTTAAATATATCTGGCGGGATACTGTCCTGCACTTTAACTTGTATTAATTTCTGAATGTTAAGACGATTtctaatattatcaattttggTGAAAAAATGTATTTGTGCTCCTGTTATGACAACTTAAAGTGGATCTCATCTTTTGAAGCATCCTCATGACATGTTTGCTTTTCTTGGAAGATTGTTTTTCCCTGTTAAGTTCTATATTATTTGCAATGAAAGTCCTGTCCCTTGTATATATGCTTGTTCCAGGTCTGGAAGTGAAAATATGAAATGTTTTCTCAATGAAAGTTGTAGTACATCTTCTGTTCATACAGTTGTCCAAATCCTACAATTTCTTTTTGGGCCATAGTAGCCTTGATGTTCATTTCTATACTGAATACCAGTACTCAACCATGTCGAAAAGTAGGTACCAGAACCAACTCTTGGTCAAATCCTTACTCTAACTCCGTAACTCAATCACCTTATTAAGAATTGTTCTATCTTTAGTATTTAAAATTGGTCTCTGTTAGTGACCTGTGCGTAGGAATTATAAGTTGTAACTGATTCTTTCTCACGTTCTTTCAAATACCAGTTTCTTGCACTTGTTTGCAAAAGGAATATTGTGTAGATTATCCATGGTGTTTTCTGTGTTTGATTTATGATTCCAGGTTAATATTATGACACATACCACAGATGCCCCCCTCTCTATAGAACAACTTACCAAAATAAGAAAACTGCTGAAAAAGCACAAAACTCTGTGTCAAATGGAGACTATTGCTACTGAGGGGCCACAGGAACAGAAATTGAATGGAATACCATTATTGCATGGTCCAGAAACAGAGCGAAAAGGCTCACGGAGTATGGTTGAAGGAATGAACTTTTTCCGGAGAGTCAATAGAACATCTTGCATCTCAACTGAAGCTAAAAAAGTTTCTAGTCAGAGCATGGACAGCAATGGGGAATGTGATTTCATTTCTGATTCTGATTCTGGATCTGCTTTACTTCTCCTTGGGACTGTTCAAACTGCTGAATTGTCAGAACACGATAATCCTAGAAATCCCTTTAAAAGctcaaaaagacataaaaataagtttacTGAGCATTTGGGTGCCCAGTGGGATGTCTTTCGCAGACAAGATGTTCCAAAGCTCATCGAATACCTTGAAAGACACTATGATGAATTTTCTTATACCCATGACTATCACAAGAAGGTAAGTTAACTGAGTTCATAATAAGACATTCCTTAGAAGGATTTTGATACAGTTGATggttattcattttttcttgtctGCAGATGGTTCATCCAATTCTAGATCAGAGCATTTTTCTAGACAGTACTCACAAAATGAGACTAAAGGAGGAATTTAGTAAGTAAATATGCTTCTATTTGTTTGATCATTCGTTACATTCCTTGATAACTTCATTGACATATTCCTGTCACTATTACAGAGATTGAACCATGGACTTTTCAGCAACATGTTGGACAAGCTGTCGTCATTCCTGCTGGATGTCCATACCAGATCAGGAATTCTAAGGTGTGCATTAGCATAAAAAATTCTCTCTTGCTGGCTTGAAAAGCAGAAACcttattgaattttgtttgttattgaACTGGATATCCATTCTTTTggacttatattttaaatattttaatattttgaaaattcctACTAATTTCAATATGTTATGTTAAGCTGCTCCTTTTAGCAAATGATTTCTCAAGaatgtattatatatttacCTATCAACACTGAAAAAGCAAGAATATCATTATCTCAATATTAGTCTTTGTATCCCTTTCATATACTCTGAATTGTATTGAGTGTATGACAAACATTTGTTTCTTGATCTGCAGTCTAGTGTTCATGCGGTATTGGAATTTGTGTCCCCTGAAAATGTTACCGAGGGTATCCAGTTGTTCGATGAGGTCCGACTATTGCCTGAAGACCATAAAGCAAAAGCAGACATGCTGGAGGTAGATCTTGTAAATGATATTATTTACCAGTTCCTGCTTTCTCCTTTTAGTTGCACAGAATTGACAAGCTTTTCTCTTTTTGGCATACATGAAAACAGGTTAAGAAAATGGCGCTTCATAGCATGAATACAGCAATTAAAGAAGTACGTCAACTTACAAGCAAAACATGATTGCACCAGCTAAAATATACTTACATGCCTCTGAGCCTCTAGAGATCTCATGTCTCAACCTGACTTCCATAtcttcattcttgtatatagATTAATGCTCGGACAAATTTATATCTAGTAAGGTacttattaaattgattaattttcgcctctattttcttttcttctgtgaAGTTTATG
This region of Glycine max cultivar Williams 82 chromosome 7, Glycine_max_v4.0, whole genome shotgun sequence genomic DNA includes:
- the LOC100787798 gene encoding lysine-specific demethylase JMJ25 → MSKTPKEKDAEEPLPDHLRCGRTDGRQWRCRRRVKENLKLCEIHYLQGRHRQYKEKVPESLKLQRKRKSNNDEEEEPEPDNNNNNNVLDDNVESRARRTSRIVKKKRMLSGDSDDGSPARKKALKQGDMQLELLRMVLKREAEKKKSKNKRNNNNKKKNNKKKENKKKKEEKEELCYTKEELRRELPNGVMEISPASPTRDYNNVGSHCDVKVGVDSKTVAPRYFRSKNVDRVPAGKLQIVPYGSKGKRKKCHWCQRSESGNLIQCLSCQREFFCMDCVKERYFDTQNEIKKACPVCCGTCTCKDCSASQCKDSESKEYLTGKSKVDRILHFHYLICMLLPVLKQISKDQNIELEAEAKVKGKNISDIQIKQVGFGYNEKNYCNHCKTPILDLHRSCPSCSYSLCSSCCQELSQGKASGEINSSVFKRPGKMKPCGANESHNLDEKATSSGNLTDTSMLPEWKNGNGIDTLSCPPTELGGCGKSHLELRSVFPSSWIKEMEVKAEEIVCSYDFPETSDKSSSCSLCFDTDHSTNRYKQLQEAALREDSNDNYLFCPTVMDISGDNFEHFQKHCGKGHPIVVQDALRSTSNLSWDPLTMFCTYLEQSITRYEKNKDLLESCLDWWEVEINIRQYFTGSVKRRPQRNTWDEMLKLKGWLSSQIFKEQFPAHFAEVIDALPVKEYMHPLSGLLNLAANLPHGSAKHDIGPYVYISYGSADKETDSVTKLCYDSYDVVNIMTHTTDAPLSIEQLTKIRKLLKKHKTLCQMETIATEGPQEQKLNGIPLLHGPETERKGSRSMVEGMNFFRRVNRTSCISTEAKKVSSQSMDSNGECDFISDSDSGSALLLLGTVQTAELSEHDNPRNPFKSSKRHKNKFTEHLGAQWDVFRRQDVPKLIEYLERHYDEFSYTHDYHKKMVHPILDQSIFLDSTHKMRLKEEFKIEPWTFQQHVGQAVVIPAGCPYQIRNSKSSVHAVLEFVSPENVTEGIQLFDEVRLLPEDHKAKADMLEVKKMALHSMNTAIKEVRQLTSKT